A region from the Halobacillus mangrovi genome encodes:
- a CDS encoding AMP-binding protein: MSLLELTVGELLEKQAETYPDHEAFIYPEKNLRKSYAEFNALADEVAKGLMALGIEKGEHVAIWSDNKPEWLLSQFASGKMGGILVTVNTNYRAQELEYLLKQSDSSTIILAEEFKGTSYIDILKEICPELESSEKGDLQSERLPFLKNVVVLSDKSYPGCYNWQDLVDMGMTISDQELDERKATLSYRDVINMQYTSGTTGFPKGVMLSHYNIVNNGNQVADCMRLTEEDRLCIPVPFFHCFGCVLGTLAAVSKGSTMVILEQFDPKKVLQAVKEEQCTALHGVPTMFIAELNHPDYEELKPTTLRTGIMAGSTCPMEVMKSVIGDMGAEEITIAYGQTESSPVITQTKADDPIDLRVSSVGQAHPNVEVKIIDPATGEQVEEGIPGELCTRGYLVMEGYYKNEEATSAAIDPDGWLHTGDIAVMDENGYVEITGRIKDMIIRGGENVYPREIEEFLYQHPDVLDVQVVGVPDQKYGEEIMAWIIPKEGKKLTEEDVRKFSEGKISKHKIPRYISFTEEYPMTASGKIQKFKLREEALDMMNLKS; the protein is encoded by the coding sequence ATGTCCCTATTAGAGTTAACCGTTGGTGAATTATTAGAGAAGCAGGCTGAAACCTATCCTGATCATGAGGCATTTATTTATCCGGAGAAGAACTTAAGAAAGTCCTATGCAGAATTTAATGCTTTGGCTGATGAAGTGGCAAAAGGACTCATGGCTCTAGGTATCGAAAAGGGTGAGCATGTCGCCATCTGGTCTGACAACAAACCTGAATGGCTACTCTCCCAGTTTGCATCAGGCAAGATGGGAGGCATATTAGTTACTGTCAATACCAACTACCGCGCCCAGGAACTCGAATATCTGTTAAAACAGTCTGACTCTTCCACAATAATTCTTGCAGAAGAATTTAAAGGAACGTCCTATATCGATATTCTGAAAGAAATTTGCCCAGAGTTAGAGAGTTCAGAAAAAGGCGATCTTCAAAGTGAACGGCTACCATTTCTAAAAAACGTCGTTGTGTTAAGTGATAAATCGTATCCAGGATGCTATAACTGGCAGGACCTTGTTGATATGGGAATGACGATTAGTGATCAAGAATTGGATGAAAGAAAAGCCACCCTGTCCTACCGGGATGTGATTAATATGCAATATACATCCGGGACGACTGGATTTCCCAAAGGGGTTATGCTGAGTCACTATAATATCGTCAACAATGGGAACCAAGTGGCAGACTGCATGCGTCTTACAGAAGAAGATCGATTATGTATTCCTGTTCCTTTCTTTCACTGCTTCGGTTGCGTCCTTGGGACATTGGCTGCCGTATCTAAAGGATCCACAATGGTCATCCTTGAACAATTCGATCCGAAAAAAGTTCTTCAGGCGGTCAAGGAAGAACAGTGTACGGCATTACACGGGGTTCCAACTATGTTCATTGCAGAGCTAAATCATCCAGATTATGAAGAATTGAAACCAACGACTCTTCGAACAGGAATCATGGCTGGCTCCACTTGTCCGATGGAAGTGATGAAAAGTGTCATAGGAGATATGGGTGCTGAAGAAATCACGATCGCTTATGGACAAACGGAATCGTCCCCAGTCATTACGCAAACGAAAGCCGATGATCCTATTGATCTGCGTGTCAGCAGTGTCGGACAAGCTCATCCGAATGTAGAAGTGAAAATTATTGATCCTGCTACAGGTGAACAAGTAGAAGAGGGTATACCTGGTGAACTTTGTACGAGAGGGTATCTCGTTATGGAAGGCTATTACAAGAACGAAGAAGCAACAAGTGCAGCAATCGATCCGGACGGCTGGCTTCATACTGGTGACATTGCTGTTATGGATGAGAATGGATACGTAGAGATCACTGGCCGAATAAAAGACATGATCATCCGTGGCGGGGAAAACGTCTATCCTCGGGAAATCGAAGAATTTTTGTACCAGCATCCAGATGTTTTAGACGTTCAAGTCGTTGGTGTGCCTGATCAAAAGTATGGGGAAGAAATTATGGCCTGGATCATACCGAAGGAAGGGAAGAAGCTAACCGAAGAGGACGTTAGAAAATTCAGCGAAGGTAAAATATCTAAACATAAAATCCCTCGCTATATTTCATTTACAGAAGAATATCCGATGACAGCAAGTGGAAAAATTCAAAAATTCAAATTAAGAGAAGAAGCCCTTGATATGATGAACTTGAAATCCTAA
- a CDS encoding acyl-CoA dehydrogenase gives MNFELTKEQEMTRKMVRDFAEDVIRPRAVDIDVNADFPEDLFNEMGRLGLLGIPFPEEYGGSGGDTITYALAVEEIGRVCGSTGLSYAAAVSLGASPIYYFGTEEQKREFLTPLARGEALASFGLTEPNAGSDAGGTKTRAELEDDHYVINGEKCWITNAEYARSITVTAVSGKRDDGKNIISAFIIPKDTPGMKITSPYDKMGVRGSNTSEIILEDVKVPKENILGDPSKGFKQFLHTLDGGRISIAALAVGIAQASLDRALAYAKERKQFGQPISKFQAIQFKLADMAMEVELARNMVLKAAWLKDEGKNFTKESAYAKLFASETAFRSANQAIQIHGGYGYMREYEVERFLRDAKLLEIGEGTSEIQRMVIARQLGC, from the coding sequence ATGAATTTTGAATTGACAAAAGAACAAGAAATGACAAGGAAGATGGTCCGTGATTTTGCAGAGGATGTTATTCGACCGCGAGCAGTAGATATTGATGTAAATGCTGATTTTCCCGAAGATCTTTTTAATGAAATGGGCAGACTTGGACTTCTAGGCATTCCATTCCCTGAAGAATATGGAGGTTCTGGCGGAGATACGATCACTTATGCGCTTGCAGTTGAAGAAATCGGCAGGGTCTGTGGATCTACCGGATTAAGCTATGCTGCAGCTGTTTCTCTTGGCGCGAGTCCTATCTATTATTTCGGCACCGAAGAACAGAAACGAGAATTTTTAACTCCATTAGCTAGAGGAGAAGCCCTCGCTTCATTCGGACTAACAGAACCAAATGCTGGTTCGGATGCAGGAGGAACGAAGACTCGTGCCGAATTAGAAGATGACCACTATGTGATAAATGGAGAAAAATGTTGGATTACTAATGCTGAATATGCCCGCTCCATTACGGTTACAGCGGTCTCTGGAAAGCGAGATGACGGAAAGAACATTATATCTGCCTTCATTATCCCTAAAGACACCCCTGGAATGAAAATTACAAGCCCTTACGACAAAATGGGTGTTCGTGGATCAAACACATCTGAAATTATCCTTGAAGATGTAAAAGTTCCAAAAGAGAATATCCTTGGTGACCCTAGCAAAGGATTCAAACAGTTCCTTCATACGTTAGACGGTGGGCGTATTTCTATTGCGGCTCTAGCGGTTGGAATTGCTCAGGCTTCTTTGGACCGTGCTTTGGCTTATGCGAAAGAAAGAAAGCAATTCGGACAGCCGATCTCTAAATTCCAAGCGATTCAATTTAAGCTTGCAGATATGGCGATGGAAGTTGAGCTTGCGAGAAACATGGTATTAAAAGCAGCCTGGCTAAAAGATGAAGGAAAGAACTTTACGAAAGAATCGGCTTACGCTAAACTGTTCGCTTCTGAAACCGCTTTCCGATCCGCGAATCAAGCGATTCAAATCCATGGTGGATATGGATACATGAGAGAATACGAAGTCGAAAGATTTTTACGTGATGCCAAATTGCTTGAGATTGGAGAAGGTACATCTGAAATTCAGCGTATGGTCATTGCCCGTCAGCTAGGATGCTAA
- a CDS encoding TetR/AcrR family transcriptional regulator, giving the protein MKDLRERIIQTSLELFERHGFHGVTVNQIVEASHTSKGGFYHHFQSKEELLFVIHDTFITYVLKEAQAANVTHNSPVEKIQSIVQSFVGVFDLYKPHISVFYQESNYLKPVYEEQIKHKRDVFKKMVFDVIQEGQESGHFRKELPHEITGMAILGMVNWIYKWYRRDGTYSIDEIADVFTDLILRFLLPGSPTDEYLNHLLHVPFFYNVK; this is encoded by the coding sequence ATGAAGGATTTAAGGGAACGAATCATTCAAACGTCTCTTGAGTTGTTCGAAAGGCATGGATTTCACGGAGTGACGGTGAATCAAATTGTTGAAGCTTCTCACACATCAAAAGGTGGGTTTTATCATCACTTTCAGTCAAAAGAAGAACTTCTATTTGTTATTCATGACACCTTTATTACATACGTATTAAAAGAAGCCCAGGCTGCCAACGTTACTCATAATTCACCCGTAGAGAAAATCCAATCCATCGTTCAGTCGTTTGTGGGAGTTTTTGATTTATATAAACCTCATATATCGGTCTTTTATCAAGAAAGCAACTACTTAAAACCGGTCTATGAAGAACAAATCAAGCATAAACGCGATGTTTTCAAGAAGATGGTTTTTGACGTCATTCAAGAAGGACAAGAGAGCGGACATTTCCGAAAAGAACTGCCACATGAGATTACAGGTATGGCCATACTTGGAATGGTCAACTGGATTTATAAATGGTACCGTAGGGATGGTACGTATTCCATCGATGAAATTGCTGATGTTTTCACAGATTTAATCTTACGTTTTCTGCTTCCCGGATCCCCAACGGATGAATATCTAAATCATTTGCTTCATGTTCCTTTTTTTTACAATGTTAAGTAA
- the parC gene encoding DNA topoisomerase IV subunit A, whose translation MAEAEKFLDLPLEEVLGDRFGRYSKYIIQERALPDARDGLKPVQRRILFAMHQEKNTHDKAYRKSAKTVGTVIGNYHPHGDTSVYDAMVRLSQTWKVRKPLVEMHGNNGSVDGDPPAAMRYTEARLSAISSELLRDIEKETVDHIPNFDDTIEEPTVLPAKFPNLLVNGSTGISAGYATEIPPHNLGEVIDAVIMKIDKPEATVPELMTKLKGPDFPTGGIIQGVDGIQKAYETGKGKIVLRGRAEIQKQRGGREQIVIDEIPFEVNKATMVKRMDELRIDRKVEGISEVRDETDRTGLRVVIELKKDANSEGVLNYLYKHTDLQISYNFNMVAIHGKTPKLLDLPAMLDAYILHQKEVVTRQSTYDLNKAKKRAHIVEGLIKAISILDEVIATIRSSKDKQDAKHQLMKKYDFTEEQAEAIVTLQLYRLTNTDITALQKEAEELQKQIAKLEKLLSNEHELLKVIKADLRSMKKQYNDNRLTNIEEKVEELKVDLEVTVASEDVLVSVTKDGYVKRTSLRSYAASNGEDFALKDGDHLLRLYEMNTTDTILIFTSLGKYLFLPVHKMPDIRWKDLGQYISNIVQVEKEEYIVEAIPVRNFDTDQYLIFFTKNGMVKKSELKLYQAQRHSKALVAVNLKGDDQVVDIHLTNGESDLFIASNKAYGLWYKEEEVNAVGQRAAGVKAIHLKEGEEVVSGQVFHSDEDPSILLTTHRAAVKRMRLKEFEPSSRAKRGVIMLRELKKNPHRLVDVHLVKRDDQVVLRTEKDKTTIVNTMDFKANDRYSNGSYVMDTELKGIVTEAWVKPNYEKPFDTSEEEQE comes from the coding sequence TTGGCTGAGGCAGAAAAGTTTTTAGATTTACCATTAGAAGAGGTGCTTGGGGACCGTTTTGGTCGCTATAGTAAATACATCATTCAGGAACGCGCCCTTCCTGATGCCAGAGATGGGTTAAAACCTGTACAGCGTCGGATCTTGTTTGCGATGCATCAGGAGAAGAATACGCACGATAAAGCATACCGTAAATCCGCTAAGACCGTTGGTACGGTAATCGGTAACTACCATCCTCACGGAGACACGTCGGTCTATGATGCGATGGTTCGTCTAAGTCAAACTTGGAAAGTTCGTAAACCACTAGTGGAAATGCATGGAAATAATGGAAGTGTTGACGGGGACCCGCCAGCAGCGATGCGTTATACTGAGGCAAGACTTTCTGCCATCTCTTCAGAGCTGTTACGAGATATCGAAAAAGAAACTGTCGATCACATTCCGAACTTCGATGATACCATTGAAGAGCCGACCGTCCTGCCGGCTAAATTTCCGAATTTACTTGTGAATGGTTCGACCGGTATATCCGCAGGCTATGCGACCGAGATCCCTCCACATAATCTAGGAGAAGTGATTGACGCGGTCATCATGAAAATTGATAAACCTGAAGCAACAGTACCTGAATTGATGACGAAGCTGAAAGGTCCTGATTTTCCAACAGGCGGAATCATCCAGGGAGTTGACGGCATTCAAAAAGCGTATGAAACAGGTAAAGGCAAAATTGTACTTCGCGGACGTGCGGAAATTCAGAAGCAGCGTGGAGGCCGTGAACAAATCGTTATCGACGAGATTCCTTTCGAAGTAAACAAAGCGACGATGGTTAAGCGTATGGATGAGCTGCGCATCGATCGTAAAGTGGAAGGGATTTCTGAAGTGCGCGATGAAACGGATCGCACTGGGCTGCGTGTCGTTATTGAATTGAAAAAGGATGCAAACAGTGAAGGTGTCCTCAATTACTTATATAAACATACAGACCTGCAGATCTCTTATAACTTTAATATGGTTGCCATTCATGGAAAAACACCAAAGTTATTAGATCTTCCGGCGATGTTGGATGCTTACATTCTTCACCAAAAAGAAGTTGTAACACGTCAATCTACCTATGATCTGAATAAAGCAAAGAAACGAGCGCATATTGTGGAAGGGCTCATAAAAGCGATCAGTATTCTAGATGAGGTCATCGCAACCATTCGTAGTTCCAAAGATAAGCAAGATGCTAAACATCAATTGATGAAAAAGTACGATTTTACAGAAGAACAAGCGGAAGCTATAGTTACTTTGCAGCTTTACCGCTTAACGAATACGGATATTACGGCTCTTCAAAAAGAAGCGGAAGAACTCCAAAAACAGATTGCTAAGCTAGAAAAGCTTCTATCTAATGAACACGAACTGTTGAAGGTTATTAAAGCGGATCTGCGGTCAATGAAAAAGCAATATAATGATAACCGATTGACTAACATTGAAGAGAAGGTCGAAGAGTTGAAAGTCGATCTTGAAGTGACTGTTGCAAGTGAGGATGTGCTCGTGTCAGTTACAAAAGATGGATATGTCAAGCGTACGAGCCTGCGTTCGTATGCAGCTTCAAATGGTGAAGATTTTGCTCTGAAAGACGGAGACCACCTTTTAAGGCTTTATGAAATGAATACAACAGATACGATTCTTATATTTACGAGCTTAGGAAAGTACCTGTTCCTTCCTGTCCATAAGATGCCGGACATTCGTTGGAAGGACCTCGGACAGTATATTTCTAATATCGTTCAGGTGGAAAAAGAGGAGTATATTGTTGAAGCTATTCCAGTTCGAAACTTTGATACAGATCAGTACCTGATATTTTTCACTAAAAATGGCATGGTCAAGAAGAGTGAATTGAAACTTTATCAAGCTCAAAGACATTCAAAAGCATTGGTAGCAGTTAATTTGAAAGGTGACGATCAAGTCGTCGATATTCACTTAACGAACGGAGAGTCAGATCTATTTATAGCATCCAATAAAGCCTATGGTTTGTGGTACAAAGAAGAAGAAGTGAACGCTGTAGGACAACGTGCGGCAGGAGTGAAAGCTATTCACCTCAAAGAAGGAGAAGAAGTGGTTTCAGGACAAGTCTTCCATTCTGATGAAGATCCGTCTATCCTGCTAACCACGCACAGAGCGGCTGTTAAGAGAATGCGTTTGAAAGAGTTCGAACCATCTTCTCGCGCGAAACGAGGAGTCATTATGCTGCGTGAATTGAAAAAGAATCCTCATCGTCTTGTTGATGTACATCTTGTAAAGAGAGACGATCAAGTTGTATTGAGAACCGAAAAAGACAAAACAACCATTGTAAATACGATGGACTTTAAAGCAAATGATAGATACAGCAATGGTTCTTATGTGATGGATACAGAGCTTAAAGGTATTGTCACAGAAGCGTGGGTTAAACCGAATTATGAAAAGCCATTCGACACTAGTGAAGAAGAACAAGAGTAA
- the parE gene encoding DNA topoisomerase IV subunit B gives MSKLNQTYSDDSIQVLEGLEAVRKRPGMYIGSTDHRGLHHLVHEIVDNAVDEALAGFGQQMTVTLHKDGSVSVQDEARGMPTGMHKTGKPTPEVILTVLHAGGKFGQGGYKSSGGLHGVGASVVNALSEWLEVHICRDGEKFYQRFENGGVPVTSLEHQGRTRKSGTTIRFKPDPSIFSVTKFNFETLSERLREAAFLLKGFRINLVDEREETVKESYQYDDGLESFVAYLNEEKDTLHQVVSFEGSHSDIEVDFAFQFNDGFSENILSFVNNVRTKDGGTHESGAKTAITRVFNDYARRAQLLKDKDKNLEGNDIREGFTALVSVRIPEELLQFEGQTKSKLGTSEARSAVDAVVAEQLSYFLEENPDVASMLIKKAIKAKEAREAARKAREDARSGKKKKRKDTLLSGKLTPAQSKNAQKNELYLVEGDSAGGSAKQGRDRKFQAVLPLRGKVINTEKAKIADIFKNEEISTIIHTIGAGVGGDFTLEDCNYDKIVIMTDADTDGAHIQVLLLTFFYRYMRPLVEAGKVFIALPPLYKVSKGKGKKEKTEYAWDEEGMQKILKEFKNGYSIQRYKGLGEMNADQLWETTMNPETRTLIRVTIDDLARAERRVTTLMGDKVEPRRKWIESHVAFGLDDEANILDNDKIQA, from the coding sequence TTGTCGAAACTAAATCAAACATATTCAGATGATTCCATACAAGTATTAGAAGGTTTGGAGGCTGTTAGAAAGCGTCCGGGAATGTATATAGGATCTACGGATCACCGGGGCCTCCACCATCTAGTTCATGAAATCGTCGATAATGCAGTAGACGAAGCCTTGGCGGGATTTGGTCAGCAGATGACCGTTACTCTTCATAAAGATGGCAGTGTTTCTGTTCAGGACGAAGCACGCGGTATGCCTACGGGAATGCACAAGACTGGAAAACCCACTCCTGAAGTTATTTTAACCGTGCTCCACGCCGGCGGTAAGTTCGGTCAAGGCGGGTATAAGTCGAGCGGTGGACTTCATGGAGTTGGTGCATCCGTTGTAAATGCCTTATCTGAATGGCTGGAAGTCCATATATGCAGAGATGGAGAGAAATTTTATCAACGTTTCGAAAACGGAGGAGTTCCTGTAACGTCACTGGAGCATCAAGGAAGAACGAGAAAATCAGGGACAACCATCCGCTTCAAACCTGATCCTAGTATCTTTTCGGTTACGAAATTCAATTTTGAAACATTGTCGGAACGGTTGAGGGAAGCGGCGTTTCTTCTAAAAGGATTTCGGATCAATTTAGTGGACGAGCGCGAGGAGACCGTTAAAGAGAGCTATCAATACGATGACGGCCTCGAGTCATTTGTGGCTTATTTAAATGAAGAAAAAGATACCCTTCATCAAGTGGTCTCTTTTGAAGGAAGCCACTCTGATATAGAAGTAGATTTTGCTTTCCAGTTTAACGATGGGTTTTCAGAGAACATTTTGTCCTTTGTAAATAATGTAAGAACAAAAGACGGAGGGACTCATGAATCTGGGGCTAAAACAGCAATCACCAGGGTATTCAATGATTATGCGAGACGCGCCCAGCTGTTGAAAGATAAAGATAAGAACTTGGAAGGAAACGATATCAGGGAAGGATTTACGGCGTTAGTTTCTGTCCGTATTCCTGAAGAACTCTTGCAGTTTGAGGGTCAGACGAAAAGTAAATTAGGAACTTCAGAAGCTCGTTCAGCCGTTGACGCTGTAGTTGCCGAACAGTTGTCTTACTTTCTGGAAGAGAATCCAGATGTCGCATCAATGCTTATTAAAAAAGCCATTAAAGCAAAAGAGGCAAGAGAAGCTGCACGAAAAGCACGTGAAGATGCACGTTCAGGGAAAAAGAAGAAGCGTAAAGATACACTTTTAAGTGGAAAATTGACACCTGCACAGTCAAAAAATGCTCAGAAGAATGAATTGTATTTGGTGGAGGGTGACTCTGCCGGCGGGTCTGCAAAGCAGGGACGTGATCGAAAGTTTCAAGCGGTGCTTCCTTTACGAGGAAAAGTAATTAACACAGAGAAGGCAAAAATTGCAGATATCTTTAAGAATGAAGAAATATCAACGATCATCCACACGATCGGTGCTGGTGTCGGAGGAGATTTCACCTTAGAGGATTGCAACTATGACAAAATTGTCATTATGACCGATGCAGATACCGACGGAGCCCACATACAGGTTCTTCTCCTAACGTTCTTCTATCGTTATATGCGTCCTCTCGTTGAAGCTGGGAAGGTATTCATTGCGCTTCCTCCATTATATAAAGTTTCTAAAGGAAAAGGGAAAAAAGAAAAAACTGAATATGCCTGGGATGAAGAAGGCATGCAAAAGATACTTAAAGAATTCAAGAACGGATATTCGATCCAGCGTTACAAAGGTTTAGGTGAAATGAATGCAGATCAGCTATGGGAAACGACAATGAACCCGGAAACACGCACATTAATCCGAGTGACGATTGATGATCTTGCTCGAGCGGAGCGTCGCGTAACTACGCTGATGGGAGATAAAGTCGAACCTCGCCGTAAATGGATTGAATCCCATGTCGCTTTTGGGCTGGATGACGAGGCTAACATTCTAGATAACGACAAAATACAAGCGTAA
- a CDS encoding TetR/AcrR family transcriptional regulator, with translation MSPKVSKEHLAKRRAKILNAAKQVFIEHGYERTTMKLVMDAADVSRGGLYQYFSNKEDLYEALLEADLSEAVSATEETLETEVKSHWNLLKQKMFGEDGKPDDEMDPMAPSNLEFFITGRNDSRRRKYGHERYKLGLKLYANVIIAGQQTGEFSSKHDGELIAKSIVSFIDGLALDGAILPKEEIQLKEQSVLFLEYLKAVLEVKEE, from the coding sequence ATGTCACCGAAAGTAAGCAAGGAGCACCTAGCGAAGCGACGAGCTAAAATTTTGAATGCAGCTAAGCAAGTATTCATTGAACACGGATATGAGCGTACGACAATGAAGCTCGTCATGGATGCTGCGGATGTGAGCCGCGGAGGATTATATCAGTACTTTTCAAACAAAGAAGATTTATATGAAGCATTATTGGAAGCAGATTTATCAGAGGCAGTTTCAGCTACAGAAGAAACGCTAGAAACAGAAGTAAAATCTCATTGGAACCTTTTAAAGCAGAAAATGTTCGGTGAAGACGGGAAACCTGATGATGAGATGGATCCGATGGCTCCTAGTAATTTAGAATTCTTCATCACGGGTAGAAATGACAGCCGTCGAAGAAAATATGGACACGAAAGATATAAATTGGGCTTGAAGCTTTATGCAAACGTAATAATAGCTGGCCAGCAAACGGGAGAATTCAGCAGCAAGCACGATGGTGAATTGATTGCGAAATCTATTGTCTCTTTCATTGATGGCTTAGCTTTAGATGGGGCTATTTTGCCAAAAGAAGAGATCCAATTAAAGGAACAATCTGTTTTGTTTCTAGAATATTTAAAAGCCGTTCTTGAAGTGAAGGAAGAATGA
- a CDS encoding MFS transporter, with product MQKGLKTNRGYLTLMASQAISSIGDWLSVVAIITLVGLKWNATPMEVSFVILSLALPMALFGPLAGTFADRFNRKALMITSDFFRAGLILILTIADSLLVIYVSLLAIGTLSALFIPAKNGKLKELVHEEDMKSAMSITSMIDSGTKIIGPLLSGILVAAFSANMVFYIDSMTFMISGLLIVMLPRQKHVSNEMAEKENRQITSFKEDFITGLSYIKSNRFILMGLFLLGVSLMILQLSDSQIIVLLRELTSVSPDLFGYLVTSAGAGMFIAGWLLSKKTDYNPYFLMLIGVCGIGTSFGMMGILTYYDFGFSIFWGCGLGLTAGFSAGLTFVPFQASVQVNTPVHLTGRVFGVVNSVTTTATIVGPLLGGWLSTIIGVIPTFITTASLLIILSLAGYLTRNKFARRKVDVTESKQGAPSEATS from the coding sequence TTGCAAAAAGGGTTAAAAACGAACAGAGGTTATCTCACACTGATGGCATCACAGGCCATTTCTAGTATCGGTGATTGGTTAAGTGTTGTGGCAATCATTACGCTTGTTGGTCTGAAATGGAATGCAACACCGATGGAAGTCTCCTTTGTCATTTTATCTTTGGCTTTGCCTATGGCTTTGTTTGGGCCTTTGGCGGGTACATTTGCAGATCGGTTCAATCGCAAGGCTTTGATGATCACATCGGACTTCTTCCGTGCTGGGCTGATTTTAATCCTTACAATTGCAGACTCTCTTCTTGTCATCTATGTAAGTTTGTTAGCAATAGGGACACTTTCAGCACTGTTTATCCCCGCCAAAAACGGAAAGTTAAAAGAGCTCGTTCATGAAGAGGATATGAAAAGTGCCATGTCAATTACATCTATGATTGATTCAGGAACAAAAATCATCGGCCCTTTGCTCAGCGGTATTCTTGTAGCAGCTTTTAGTGCAAATATGGTTTTCTACATCGACAGTATGACGTTTATGATATCTGGACTTCTTATTGTAATGCTCCCTCGACAAAAACATGTAAGCAATGAAATGGCAGAAAAAGAAAATAGACAAATTACATCTTTCAAAGAAGATTTTATCACTGGCCTTTCTTACATTAAATCCAATCGTTTTATCCTAATGGGGTTGTTCTTACTTGGTGTCAGTCTTATGATCCTGCAGCTATCAGACTCACAAATCATTGTCCTTTTAAGAGAATTGACCTCTGTTTCTCCGGATTTATTCGGGTACCTGGTTACATCTGCGGGGGCAGGAATGTTTATTGCTGGATGGCTCCTCTCTAAGAAAACAGATTACAATCCTTATTTTCTTATGTTGATCGGTGTTTGTGGGATTGGAACTAGCTTTGGTATGATGGGAATACTAACCTATTATGATTTTGGATTTTCTATCTTCTGGGGCTGTGGATTAGGACTTACAGCTGGATTCTCTGCAGGTTTAACGTTTGTCCCATTTCAGGCATCTGTTCAAGTGAATACACCTGTTCATCTTACAGGCAGAGTATTTGGTGTCGTTAATAGTGTTACTACGACAGCTACAATTGTAGGACCATTGTTAGGCGGGTGGCTGTCGACGATCATTGGAGTTATCCCAACGTTCATTACCACAGCCAGTCTTTTGATCATCTTGTCACTGGCTGGCTACCTGACGAGAAATAAATTTGCACGGAGGAAAGTAGATGTCACCGAAAGTAAGCAAGGAGCACCTAGCGAAGCGACGAGCTAA
- a CDS encoding CoA-binding protein, with the protein MSFQNPTKDEIKQLLDESKTIAVVGLSDKPHRTSYQVSKAMQEAGFKIIPVNPSIQESLGEKSYASLKEVEEPIDIINVFRRSEYLPDVAREASQIDAKAFWAQQGVIHEDAYEELKDENMLIIMDMCIKVAHAIYQ; encoded by the coding sequence ATGTCTTTTCAAAACCCAACGAAAGATGAAATTAAACAGCTTTTGGACGAATCGAAAACCATTGCAGTTGTAGGTTTGTCTGACAAACCTCATCGGACTTCTTACCAAGTTAGTAAGGCGATGCAGGAGGCTGGATTTAAAATCATTCCTGTGAATCCAAGTATCCAGGAGTCGTTAGGAGAAAAATCCTACGCTTCTTTAAAAGAGGTTGAAGAACCGATTGATATCATTAATGTATTCAGACGCTCAGAGTACCTCCCAGATGTCGCCCGGGAAGCATCTCAGATTGATGCAAAAGCTTTTTGGGCACAGCAAGGCGTCATTCACGAAGATGCTTATGAGGAATTAAAAGACGAGAATATGCTGATTATCATGGACATGTGTATAAAAGTTGCCCATGCCATCTACCAGTAA